The following nucleotide sequence is from Elusimicrobiota bacterium.
ACATGAAAAGAAAATATTTATCAATTGTTTTTTTAGCAGGAATTGTAGTAAGTTGTATTTGTACTGATGACTGTTTGAGTGAAACAAGTAAACAACAAGTTAAGAAAGTTCAGGCTGAAAAATCGAAAAACACTTCAGGTAATCTGATTAGAAATCCCGGAGCAGAGGATGATATTGACTGGTGGTCTTCATTTATACCCTACCAAAATGCAATAAGCTGGGGGACAACTGATAAAGAAGCACATACCGGAAAAAAGAGTGCATATCTGGTTTTATTAAACTGCAATGTAATTCCTGACGATATGATTCTCTCAAAACCTTTTTTTGAAGCAGGACTTATTGTAGGGAAATCTACAGGTACTTACTATCGCTGTATAGCACCTGAAGGTTATCAGGTCAAGCCAAATACAAAATATTATTTTTCGTTCTGGTTAAAAGGCAAAGGGTTCACTGGCGGTTTGTCAGTAGTTCCTTGGGGATTTGACGATAACGGTAGTTCCTGTGATAG
It contains:
- a CDS encoding carbohydrate binding domain-containing protein, producing the protein MKRKYLSIVFLAGIVVSCICTDDCLSETSKQQVKKVQAEKSKNTSGNLIRNPGAEDDIDWWSSFIPYQNAISWGTTDKEAHTGKKSAYLVLLNCNVIPDDMILSKPFFEAGLIVGKSTGTYYRCIAPEGYQVKPNTKYYFSFWLKGKGFTGGLSVVPWGFDDNGSSCDRFIKSTLDKKIVTSDYWTEYKGYFTMKETTKKIVLVFYVNAKDNIDATQGATFYVDDVYIGLTEPK